TAAATAAGTAACATTAGCAATTACGGCACATAACCAATATCCCCATGCTGAATAAAAACCAATTAATTCTCCAAATCCATCTTTAGCATATGCGAACAAACTTCCTTCAAAATTTGGCTTTAATTGATTTAATAATAACATAGTTTTTGCTAAAAAAATAATTCCAAGTCCAGTAATAATCCATCCTATAATTAAAGCAATAGGACTTGCAATTACTGCCATATTCTGAGGTAAGCTAAATACTCCTGCACCTAACATAGAACTAAGTACTAATGATGTAAGTGCTATAAGATTTAATTTTTTATTCAAAATAATTCCTTTAAATTATATAAATTATAAATTTTTTAATCATTTATTTAAATATTAAATTATAAAATGAAAATTTTTTAAATTTACAAAAATATTTTTACAAAAAAATTTATAATAAATAAAAATAATTTTATTAAAATATATTTTTTATACTGGATTATATATGTCAATAAAGTTAGTTTTTAAATTAAATTTATTTTTTAACCATTTACCTAACATAATTACACCTCCTTTTTCAGTTGCATGATGTCCTGCACTAATAAAATGTATATCATATTCTCTTGCAATATGAATATTCATCTCTGATACTTCTCCTGTAATAAAAACATCTATATTAAAATCTACTACTTCTTCAAAAAATTTTTGTCCTGCTCCACTACACCAAGCTACTTTATGAATTTTTTTAAATTTATTTTTACCAAAATATAATGGAGTACGATGTAATTTATTTGTAATTTTTATAATAAAATCTTTTATATAAATTTTTTTTTTTAAATATCCGTAAAAAATAAAATTATTTATTTTACCATGTATATTTATATCTAATAAATTTGCTAAATAAATATTATTTCCTATTTTAGTATTTAAATCTAAAGGTAAATGCCAACTATATAAATTAATATGATTAATTAAAATTGTGTATATTCTTTTTTTTTTATGACCCCTAATAATAGGAGATTCATTTTTCCAAAAATATCCATGATGTACTATAATAGCATCTGCTTTTAATTTAACAGCAAAATTTAATAATTTTTGACAAGCAGTTACTCCCAGTATAATATTTTTTATATATTTTTTACCTTCTATTTGTAACCCATTAGGTATATAATCTTTTATATTTAGTTTTGTATCTAATTTATTATTAATAATAATTTCTAATTGTTTATTATTTATCATATATGTTTTTTATAATTTATATATATTTAATTTTTATTTTAAAATTTTATATTTTTTTATTTTAAAAAAAAATATTTTTATTATAATAATTATAAATTTAAAATATTAAATTAAATCTATGTTTGTTATTAAAATTAAAATTTCTACATTTAATTTATAATTTATATTATATATGAGGAATTTAAATGTTTACTAACTTAAGTAATAAATTATCTAAAACATTATTAAAAATTAGAAACTATGGACGATTAACAGAAGAAAATATAAAAAAAACTTTAGATGAAATTTATATAAATTTATTAGAAGCTGATGTAGCTTTAGAAGTTGTTAAAGATTTTATTAATAAAATTAAAAAAAAAGCAATTGGAACAAAAATTAATAATAGTTTTACTCCAGGACAAGAATTTATAACATTAGTGAAAGAAAATTTGATTCAAATAATGGATTCTTCAAATAAAAGTATTAATATAGCTACACAACCTCCAGCAGTAATATTATTTACTGGATTACAAGGAGTAGGTAAAACAACAAGTGTTGTAAAATTAGCTTATTTTTTAAAAAAAAAATATAAGAAAAAAATTATTGTTGTATCTACGGATATATATAGACCAGCAGCTATACAACAATTAAATATTTTATCAAAAAATGTAAAAATAGATTATTTTGATGTTAATCAAAAAAATTCTCCAATAGAGATATCTAAAAAAGTATTACATTATGCTAAAATCAATTTTTATGATATACTTATAGTTGATACCGCAGGAAGATTACATATTGATAATATAATGATGCAAGAAATAAAAGATATCCATAAAACACTTAATCCTATAGAAACAATATTTGTTATTGATGCAATGACAGGACAAGATTCAATTAATAGTGCTAAAAAATTTAATAAAATATTACCTATAACAGGAATTTTTTTAACTAAAACTGATAGTGATACTAGAGGTGGTGCAATCTTATCAGTTAAATATATAATAAAAAAACCAATAAAATTTATTGGTACTGGAGAAAAAATTAATAATATGGATGTATTTTCTCCTGAAAAAATTACATCTAAAATATTAGGCATGTCTTCTGAATTATCTATTATTAAAAATATACAAAAAACAATTAATTTTAAAAAAAATAAAAATTTAATTAAGAAATTACAAAATAAAAATAATCTAGATCTACAAGATTTTATAGATCAATTAGAACAAATAAAAAAAATAGGTAGTAAAAATATAAACATCTTATTAAAAAAAATGAAACTAAATAATATACAATATTTGTCACATCCTATAATAAATATTATTAATATAGATGATCAAACTATTAATGATATAAAAACTATAATGAAATCAATGACTAAGTTAGAAAGAAAAGATATTAATATAATTAATTTTTCTAGAAAAAAAAGAATATCTTCTGGTTCTGGTATACCTATTACAAAAATAAATATTATCATAAAATATTATAATCAAATAAAATTAATTACAAAAAAAATGAAAAAAAATAATAATATATATAAAATAATAAATAAAATTAAAAAATTTATAGGGAAAAAATTCTTTTAAAATTTAAAATATGAGGAAAATAATTATGGTTATAATTAGATTAACTAGAAAAGGAATAAAAAAAAAACCTTTTTATCAAATAATTGTCACAGATAATAGAAATGCTAGAGATGGACGTTTTATAGAAAAATTAGGTTATTTTAATCCATTTAATTTTAATGATAATAAAAAAAAAATAATTTTTAATAAAGAAAGAATTGATTTTTGGTTATCTAAAGGAGCTACTCTCTCTAAAAGAGTATATAATCTATTAAAATAATTTTTATTATTAAATAATAAATATGTTGAAAAAAAAAATAATTTTAGGACAATTTGGTAAAATTTATGGTATAAAAGGTTGGATTAAATTATTTTCTTATACTGAAAAAAAAATAAATATATTTTTTTATAAAAATTTATTTGTTTTAAATAATGAGAAAAATATTTTTTTTATAAAATTTAATAAATATATATGTCGAAAAAATTATTATATTGTTCAAATTAATCATTTATCTGATAATAAAGATGTAATTAATTTTATTAATCATAAAATTTATATATTTAAATATAATTTAATTAAATATAAGAATAAAAATGAATATTTTTGGAATGATATAATTGGATGTAAAGTTTTTAATATTAAAAAAATTTATTATGGTGTTATTATTAATATTATAGAAATAAAAATTCATGATGTTATTGTAATTAAATCTAATTATTTAAATATAAATAGAAAAAAAAATATATTAATTCCTTTTATTAAAAATAAAATAATAAAAAACATAGATTTAATTAATAATTTTATAGAAGTAGATTGGTATTTATAATTTTATGTATGGTATATAAAAATTATTATGTTAATTAATATTATTAGTTTATTTCCTGAGATGTTTCAATCAGTTTTTAATTATGGTTTAATTAATAAAAGTATTAAAAAAAAATTATTAAACATTAATTTTTTTAATCCTAGAGATTTTACTGATACCAAAAATAGTAAAGTAGATGCTTATATTTATGGAGGAGGAGATGGTGTAATATTAAGAGCAGAACCATTAATAAAATCTATTTGTCAAGCAAAATTAAAAATGAAAAATAATACTAAATTAATTTATTTATCTCCTCAAGGAAAAAAAATTAGTATATCTCTTATTAAAAAATTATTATTATATAATAATATAATATTAATTTGTGGTAGATATAAAGGTATAGATGAACGTATTATTCAGAATTTTGTAGATGAAGAAATTTCTATAGGAGACTATATTGTTAGTGGTGGAGAATTACCTGCTATGATTTTAATAGATATATTAGTAAGACAAATTCCTGGAGTATTAAATCATATATCTTCATGTTATACTGATTCATTTTTTAATAATGGTTTATTAGAGGCACCTAATTATACTCGTCCTAGAGTATTAAAAAATTTATTAATACAAAAAAAAGTTCCTTCTATATTATTAGAAGGAAATCATCAAAAAATCCAAGAATGGAGATTAAAACAATCATTAGGTATTACTTGGATAAAAAGGCCAGATTTATTAAAAAAAAAAAAATTAACTAAGAAAGAAAAAATTTTATTTAATGAATTTAAAAATTCTTATTTAAAGAAAAATAATTTTTTGGGAGAAAAAGATGAATAATATTATTAATTATATAGAACAAGAACAAATGAAAAATTATAAAAAATTTCCTTTATTTCGATCTGGAGATACAATAAAAGTAAAAATATGGGTTGTTGAAGGTTCAAAAAAAAGACTTCAAAATTTTGAAGGAGTTGTTATTTCAATAACTAAAAAAAATAGTTTTAATTGTTCTTTTACTGTTAGAAAATTATCTAATGGTATCGGAGTTGAACGTGTTTTTCCTTTATATTCTAAAATAATTGATTCTATTCAAATAGAAAAAATAGGTTACGTAAAAAAATCTAAATTATATTATTTACGTCAATTAACAGGAAAATCAGCACGTATTAAAGAAAAAATTAATATTAAATAAATTTTTTTTTAGTTATTTTTATAATTTATAATTTTTTTTTTTATATTAGAATATCTTTTAATTTTTAACTTTATTGAATTATAAAAAATTAATTCACTACTGTAAATTGTTATATTTTTTTTTGCTCTTGTAATAGCAGTATATATAAGTTCTCTTGTTAATAAAGGATATAATTTATTTGGTAATACTAAAGAAACATTTTTAAATTCTGATCCTTGAGATTTATGTACTGTTATGGCATATGCTATTTCGTATGCTGGTAAATTTTTAATGTCAACTATTGTATATTTTTTATTTGTTAATAAAAATTTAATTTTTAATTTTTGATTACTTTTATCTAAATAAGTAACACCAATATCACCATTAAATAAATTTAAAAAACTGTCATTTTGTGTAATAATAATTGGTCTTCCGATATACCAATTATTATTTTTTATATTATTATTTATTATTTTTCTATTAAAGAGTTCTTCTTCTATAAGAAAATTAATTTCATTTGTACCAAATAATCCATTTTTTACAGCACAGATTATTTGATAATCATTAAACTTATTTATAATTTTAGTGCTTTCATAAGTATTTTTATTTAAATAAATAAAATACTTTTCATATTCATTAATAAAATTATGTATCATTAATTTATATTCTTTAATATTAAGAATATTAATATAGTGTATATTATTAAATTTTTTTGATAAAAATAATTCTTTAATTCTTATAATATTTCCTTTTTTTATTGCAATTGCTAATTTATTAATTCCTGAATTAGTTTTATATCTATAATTATGTTTTAATACGGTAATAAAATTACGAAAAAAGAAAGCTTTTTTTTTAATATTTTTTTCTATTTGATTATTAATAATTATTTTTAACCAAGAAAAATATTCTTGTGTGAAAAAAAATTTTTTAAAATAACACAAATCTTTAAAAATATTTCCGTATTCTATAGAAGGTAATTGATGGTCATCTCCTAATAAAACTAAATGACTTTTTTTAGATAATGTTTTTAAAATAATATACATTAAATTAGAATCTATCATAGATGATTCATCTATTATTAATAAATTTATATCTAAAATATTAGTATTATTAAATGTATTTTTTCTAGTATATATACCTAATTTTAATAAACTATGTATAGTAGTTGCTTTGTCTGGAATATTTTTTTTTTCTTTCTCATTTATTTTTTCTTTAGGAATATTTTGAAAAAATTCATTTATAGATTCTGTTAATCTAACAGCTGCTTTTCCAGTAGCTGCAGCAACTTTTATTTTTAAAGTTTTTGAAAAAATTTTAATAAATGTAAATATTATTTTTGATATTATACTTGTTTTTCCTGTTCCAGGAGAACCAGTTATAATACTAATTCTGTGTGTTAATGAAGAAATAACAGATATTTTTTGTAATATTTCATTTTTTTTAAATAAAAAATTTAATATATTTTGAATTTTATTTTCTTTTATAAGAATATAATTATTTTTAGTAAAATTTTTAATTATAAAATTTTCTTCATCCCAATTTTTATATAAATATAAACAATTATTTTCCAATATAATGGGAGTAATTTTTTCCCCATTACTTACAATATCTTTATAAGATAATAATATTTTTTCCCAATTTGTAATTTTATTTATTTCTTGTATCTTTTTTAATAAAGAAAAATATTTTTTATTTTTAAAAACTATTTTTAAATATAATTTTGATATTGGTAAACAAACATTTCCTTTACCAATACTATTACTAAGTAAAGTAATAGCAAACATTAAAAGTTTTTGTTTTTTAGAAACAAATATAAGAGCAAAATATAAATCAATTAAACGAATAATTTTTATTTTACATAATTTTTTTAAAAAATTATACATTTTTTTTTATCATCAAATATTATTAAAATAAAATTAACAAAATAATTTATCTAATTTACTAATTATTTTATAAGATGGTTTAATTTCCCAAATACCATTTTTTTTTTTTTTATGAATTCCTCTAATATATAAAAATATAATTCCTCCAAAATTTTTTTC
Above is a genomic segment from Enterobacteriaceae endosymbiont of Donacia dentata containing:
- a CDS encoding Nif3-like dinuclear metal center hexameric protein encodes the protein MINNKQLEIIINNKLDTKLNIKDYIPNGLQIEGKKYIKNIILGVTACQKLLNFAVKLKADAIIVHHGYFWKNESPIIRGHKKKRIYTILINHINLYSWHLPLDLNTKIGNNIYLANLLDINIHGKINNFIFYGYLKKKIYIKDFIIKITNKLHRTPLYFGKNKFKKIHKVAWCSGAGQKFFEEVVDFNIDVFITGEVSEMNIHIAREYDIHFISAGHHATEKGGVIMLGKWLKNKFNLKTNFIDIYNPV
- the ffh gene encoding signal recognition particle protein yields the protein MFTNLSNKLSKTLLKIRNYGRLTEENIKKTLDEIYINLLEADVALEVVKDFINKIKKKAIGTKINNSFTPGQEFITLVKENLIQIMDSSNKSINIATQPPAVILFTGLQGVGKTTSVVKLAYFLKKKYKKKIIVVSTDIYRPAAIQQLNILSKNVKIDYFDVNQKNSPIEISKKVLHYAKINFYDILIVDTAGRLHIDNIMMQEIKDIHKTLNPIETIFVIDAMTGQDSINSAKKFNKILPITGIFLTKTDSDTRGGAILSVKYIIKKPIKFIGTGEKINNMDVFSPEKITSKILGMSSELSIIKNIQKTINFKKNKNLIKKLQNKNNLDLQDFIDQLEQIKKIGSKNINILLKKMKLNNIQYLSHPIINIINIDDQTINDIKTIMKSMTKLERKDINIINFSRKKRISSGSGIPITKINIIIKYYNQIKLITKKMKKNNNIYKIINKIKKFIGKKFF
- the rpsP gene encoding 30S ribosomal protein S16, with product MVIIRLTRKGIKKKPFYQIIVTDNRNARDGRFIEKLGYFNPFNFNDNKKKIIFNKERIDFWLSKGATLSKRVYNLLK
- the rimM gene encoding ribosome maturation factor RimM (Essential for efficient processing of 16S rRNA), translating into MLKKKIILGQFGKIYGIKGWIKLFSYTEKKINIFFYKNLFVLNNEKNIFFIKFNKYICRKNYYIVQINHLSDNKDVINFINHKIYIFKYNLIKYKNKNEYFWNDIIGCKVFNIKKIYYGVIINIIEIKIHDVIVIKSNYLNINRKKNILIPFIKNKIIKNIDLINNFIEVDWYL
- the trmD gene encoding tRNA (guanosine(37)-N1)-methyltransferase TrmD, which codes for MLINIISLFPEMFQSVFNYGLINKSIKKKLLNINFFNPRDFTDTKNSKVDAYIYGGGDGVILRAEPLIKSICQAKLKMKNNTKLIYLSPQGKKISISLIKKLLLYNNIILICGRYKGIDERIIQNFVDEEISIGDYIVSGGELPAMILIDILVRQIPGVLNHISSCYTDSFFNNGLLEAPNYTRPRVLKNLLIQKKVPSILLEGNHQKIQEWRLKQSLGITWIKRPDLLKKKKLTKKEKILFNEFKNSYLKKNNFLGEKDE
- the rplS gene encoding 50S ribosomal protein L19 encodes the protein MNNIINYIEQEQMKNYKKFPLFRSGDTIKVKIWVVEGSKKRLQNFEGVVISITKKNSFNCSFTVRKLSNGIGVERVFPLYSKIIDSIQIEKIGYVKKSKLYYLRQLTGKSARIKEKINIK
- the recD gene encoding exodeoxyribonuclease V subunit alpha, with translation MYNFLKKLCKIKIIRLIDLYFALIFVSKKQKLLMFAITLLSNSIGKGNVCLPISKLYLKIVFKNKKYFSLLKKIQEINKITNWEKILLSYKDIVSNGEKITPIILENNCLYLYKNWDEENFIIKNFTKNNYILIKENKIQNILNFLFKKNEILQKISVISSLTHRISIITGSPGTGKTSIISKIIFTFIKIFSKTLKIKVAAATGKAAVRLTESINEFFQNIPKEKINEKEKKNIPDKATTIHSLLKLGIYTRKNTFNNTNILDINLLIIDESSMIDSNLMYIILKTLSKKSHLVLLGDDHQLPSIEYGNIFKDLCYFKKFFFTQEYFSWLKIIINNQIEKNIKKKAFFFRNFITVLKHNYRYKTNSGINKLAIAIKKGNIIRIKELFLSKKFNNIHYINILNIKEYKLMIHNFINEYEKYFIYLNKNTYESTKIINKFNDYQIICAVKNGLFGTNEINFLIEEELFNRKIINNNIKNNNWYIGRPIIITQNDSFLNLFNGDIGVTYLDKSNQKLKIKFLLTNKKYTIVDIKNLPAYEIAYAITVHKSQGSEFKNVSLVLPNKLYPLLTRELIYTAITRAKKNITIYSSELIFYNSIKLKIKRYSNIKKKIINYKNN